DNA sequence from the Leopardus geoffroyi isolate Oge1 chromosome A3, O.geoffroyi_Oge1_pat1.0, whole genome shotgun sequence genome:
GGGGAAGGTAGGGGTCTGGGCAGCcactggggacaggagagggcaggagggtgTTTAGGGATTAGGAGCTCCTTTATTTCACCCCAGCAGCAGACACACAGACCCAAAGCAGTGCTCAGACTTCTATTAGAGATTCTGCCTCCCCTGGATCAAATATCCAGTTTACATGCATCTTCTGGATCACACTCCTGGTGGGGTGGGCTGTGTTCTGGTGGCTGGGCAGGGCACAAAGAAGGGGTCTGGAATCCTGTCCTCAGAGAAGGGACCTTGGTGAGGTTTGTGTTTGTGGCAGTGGCTGGGAAAGAGCTGTCTTGTCctacatgggggtgcatgtgaaGTTGTGTCCCAGACAGGACACGGGGCTTGTCCTGCGGGGAAAAGCCCATGAGGCCCAGCTCTCTAGGAGATGGTCCTCTTTCGGAGGGTCACAGTGCAACACCTGCCTCATGTTGGCTGTGTGCCCCCTGCCTGGCACTGCATGCTCTCAGCCTGTTCCTCCACTGTGAGCTGGGCCCCTAACCCCTCAGAGGGAGGATCCCCTGAGAGGGTCCTGTGGGGTCACGGGCATGGAGCTGGTGTACAGtgagggtggggagcaggtgaGTGGGATAGGGGCCTGGGGCAGCCTAATCGTCCTTGTCCTTGGCCCCATGCTTGAGGATGCGGGTGAACTCCACATAGTTGAAGTTGCCTTTCTTATCAATGGGTGCCTCTCGGTACATCTCGTCCACTTCTTCATCTGTGAAGCGGTCGCCCATGGTGGTAAGCAGCTCCCGTAGGTGGTCCTCGTGAATAAAacctgggggcagggccagggtctGTGAGACAAGGACTCAAGCTGGGACATGCCCAATACCCCTACCCCGAACCCCAGTCCTTGCAGACCTTGTAGTGGGGGAAGGACCAGGAAAAGACACAGCTCTGGCCTCCAGCCAGTTCAAGCTTCCCAGAGCCCCAGAGGGAGGGTTCTATGTGTTTCTGTAGGGTACTTGGGGCTGTAAGTATGGGGGGCTGGGTATGTCTCACTTTAAGAGCATGAGCCCTAGAGTTCCACTGCCTGTTTGCatgctcctcccccttcttcctggcTGCGCGACCATGAGCAAGTTCttaaacctctctgtgcctgtttgaCCTGGAAATCGGGGATGAAAATATGCCGCCACCCTGGTAGGGGATTATGAAGGTAGTGAGGAAAATGTGAATGTACTTGGGCCTGTGGCCCCTGAGAAACTACTGAAGTCACCGCTGCCAGCATCATCCTGGCCTGTGTCTGGGACAAACTATTTGTGGGACGCAATCCCTTTGGAAGATttgaggatgggggctggttttTGTACCTTGTTGGCCAGAAGGGCCTAGAATGATTTAGTTTCTGGGAAAGTCTAAAGTGGGGGCAGTGTGCTGGGCCAACAGGTGAACTCAAGAAGTGGGATGTCTTGGTGGTTGTGTGGGCTCCCTTAGCATTTGGGGGAAGAGAACAAGAACAGGGCATCGTTTGGCCGTGGAAACCAGCAGATGCGGGATTTCCATTCTGGCCTTCGAGGACAagtcccagcccagcccagccccacctgcATCCCCGTGGGCACCCTGGGTGAAGTGCTCAGACCCGGCCCTGTCTAGGCCTCCACCTGGAGGCTGCTGACCTGAGGCCTCCTCGTCGAAGCAGGCGAAGGCATTTCGGATCACATCCTCAGGATCTGTGCCGTTCAGCTTCTCCCCAAACATGGTGAGAAACATGGTGAAGTTGATGGGCCCCGGGGCCTCGCTCATCATGCCCTCAAGGTACTCATCTGTGGGGTTCTTCCCTGTGGCAGAGGGACATTTGTGCCTGCTGTCACTGCCCTGTCCCCGcccacctccctgtcccctcccttcaTGGCCTGTTTGAGTCCCATAGGCAGGAGATAATACATTTTGTAAATTGCACAGCATCTTGCTGGAGCAGCCCGCTTTCTGACTGCTCCCTCCCCTGGGCTCTCCAGGCTGCCCTGGCCAGCTTCCACCTCTGGTCTAATATCCGTGACCTCTTAAGTGTAGGAGTCACCATTTGCTGACTGTCCATGGTGTCTGCTGCCCCACATGCCTGACTGCTTTAACTTTCATCATGTTGTGAGGTCAGCATACTCACCCCAACTTCACAGGTGTGGGACCTGAAACACAGAGGTGAGGCCACTTatctaagatcacacagcaagtaaggAGTGGAGCCAGCATTGGAACCCAATCAGCTAGACCGCAGATTTCAGGCACAGTGTTGAAAATGGTTAAACCAGTGAACTGTGGTGTCACAAAGACTGGAGTCTGAATCCCAGttttgtgccttggtttcccctgCATCTTAGAATTGTGAAATAGCACCAGTGGTTGTAAAATCATACAGAACAATTGGCACAGCCCCATACTCAAATCAActgctgggttcaaatcccagctgtaCTACGtagtagctgtgtgatctcaggcaaattatttaccctctctgaacctctgtttcctcatttataaagtggGAATGATAATCACATCTACCCAGTAGGATTGCTTTGAGAATTAAGATACATGCACagcttcttcttattttattatctgCTGCTCTTATTTTTAAACTGGAGGATGATGTTCTTAACCAGAAGGCCAGGACTGACCTGTGGCCCACTGACATGAGCTACAAATAGGAATGCAGGTTTTTCTGGGTAGATGGCCCACGAGGGGGCAGTGTCTGATGTCAACAACCCTCCAACTCAGGGTTGCCCAGTCCTCTCCCCAGACACCCTGGGCATGTGTGTATACAAGGGCCACAGTCACCATTGCACAGGAAGGGAAATGGGCTCAGAGCAGGGCTGCCCAGCTGTGAGGGGCAATGCCAGGGGCTAACTCAGGTCTGTCTCTCCCCAGAGCTTGGGGCTTGACCTCCACAGGCTGCCTCTTCCACTGCCAGAGGCTTCCTGTCTTCCCCAGCCAGTGTCTGACCTAGATGCTCTCACCTGGATAAAGGAGGTGCCAGGAACTGATGCTGAGAGTAGTGTTTGTGGCTAGCACATGGGAGGGATGTGAGGGCAGGGCCACAGACTAGGGAGGTAGTATCTGGAGGCTTGGCCTCTGGGtgttagtttccccatctgagcAGTGGTGAATAGGTTCCTGAGGAAGTCGCTGGAGTCAGAGAGGCTctaagagcctgacatgggtgaCTTCTAAACAAGGGGAGGCACttggcttcagtttccccatctgtacgcTGGAAAGTCTGTGTAGTTAAAACTTTCTTTAGTTGCTGATCCTTTGCTTTAAATGAAGTGAtaccaggcacccctaccacaCATTTGCCTGAGGCAGCACTGCTCTAGAGTGAGCCTGTCTGGGTTCAGATCCAATGTCgaactgctctgtgcctcagtttccctgtctgttaAATGGAGAAAGTAATGGCATCTGCTCTCCAGGGTGGGTACCACATGTCACTACATGGGACGTACTCTATAATGACGAGCAGCCCCACTGCCTGCCTCAGATGCAACCCTTGCGGGGCCCCCTTAGACCCCAGccacccccatccctgctcacCCAGCGAGGCCAGCATGTCATGCAAGTCCTCCTTGTCAATGAAGCCATCTCGGTTCTGGTCAATCATATTGAAGGCCTCCTTAAACTCCTGGATCTGGGACTGGTCAAACATCGCGAAGACATTAGATGTGGCCCGCTGTGGCCGCTTCTTGGTGGTTTTGGCCTTGGCTCGCTTGCTGGACATCTTGGCTTCTGGTGGGTGGGGCTTCCCTGCAGGAAGTGGGTGTCAGGGGAAGAGCTTATGAGCCTGGGCCAGAGAATCTTCTTGCCTACCCTAGACGGGCTGTCAGTGCTTgggcctggcattcaaggcctccCATAGGCTTGGGGCTCCTGTCATCCAGCTCATCACAAAAGCAGACAGGTATGGGCTCTATGTGATCATAAACAACTTCTCTACCTCTCCCAGTGAATTTCTTCATCTGGGAATGGGGACATGAGGAATGCCCAGCAGTAGGGAATCATCGACTTAGTGCCTGAGAAGCCACTGGAATGGTGCCAGGCACAGAATAAGCTATTTTTGCTGTGGCTGTTTGGGTAAGATTGGGTTTGTTGCCAACCTGTCCTtgctttatctcttttaatccttaaTAGCATTtacactctccatctctctccctccaagtGACAAGGTGGGTTGAAATGTGGGAGGTTGTGAGGCTCCCTGCCAGCTCCTCTGCCCCTGGCAGTATGGAGCTGGATCTGTGGCCCTGCATTCTTGACATTCttgtcctctcctccccctcctcctccttcctcctccctatCCCTCTGTTCTGGACGTTCTGGAAGGCCTATGCTCTGGGCAGTGTTCTCTCCCCCAACTTGCCCACACTTGATCAGCCCCTTGGGTGGATGATAGACCTGATTTGGGCCCTACTCCTTATTCTTACTGCTCAGTGCTTAATAGGGGCATGAGGCTTCCCCAGGCTGAGAGCCCCAGCTTCTTGTCACTCTTGTTTAGACCTGGCCTCCTAGCCTCTAGCTAGTCTCTCCCATCCCATGTAGATCCAGACCTGTACCACCTATCACTTCACCTTGAAGCCCTTGAAGGTTCTTGCCTCACTCCAGAACAAGTCTGGGCCCCTGAGTCTGGCATTCAGGGTCCTGTGTGAACCCCTCCAACCCTTGTCTGACTGAGCATGGCACCCCTCACTGTGTCCCTCTTGCCATCCATGACCCAGCCATGCTGGACCTCTGGATGTTCCCCAGACACCCTCAGACTTTCCTCCTTAGTCCTTCCCACTGAACGCCCTTCCTTTTCCAGTCTAGTTCTTGAGACACCTCCTTGGGGAGCAGGTCCCTGACCCTTGCTTTGACAGTAAGCACCTAgaggtctctctctccctcccctgatgTACTAATAGGCTAATAGATGCTTGTTTAATTAATGCTGTGATGGCAACTGCAGCCAGTCTACTTCTCCcactgtacagatggggaaactgaggcaaagcaCAGTGCTCTTTCCCTCAACCCTTGTCATGGCTCATGGGGACTGTGCCCCTGAAGACCTAGTGCTATGTGCCCCGCAGCTGGGGCTCAGTACTTAGGAccactgcctgcctctctcctctgccctgagCCCTTGGTCCAGGGCCTgcctccagaaagccttctctGCCTGTTTTTAGCCCCAAGTTGTGTGGTTATGAATGCCCCTCAAGCTGTCTGTTGGCCTCTATCCCATGCCCCTGTTCCAGTCATCTCAGACTTTGGTCTTTGAGATCTTAAATGCTGAGCAGGGATCCTGGccagccccagcccttccccaggACCACAGCCATCTGTAGTAATGACAGACTGCTGCTGTGTTCCGCTGGACTGACACACCTGGCCCTGGGTGTTTCTCACAGGGTACAGGGTGGGTAGACAGAAGCCCTTCTCACCCATTAGCTGGGCGGGAGTGAGATGGTGGCATCAGCAGGGCTTTAGTGCTCTGAGGGGCCCAGTCCTTCCTGAAGCCCTCTGTTTTCTGGGAACTTTGACTCACAGAACCCATAGAAAGCCAACAAGTAACCCAGTCATGAGATGCTGTGATGGTTATCATCACTGTTGCCATGGCCCTCCTGTCTGCAAAGATCTATGCAGATggagctgggaggagagaggaagccaTGGCCAGAGGTAGGAATGGCTGAGATCTCACCCACTGCTGTGATACTGGCTGGGCCCTTCTGTCTCTGTGGCTTCCCCTTCCTCATCTATCCAGCACTGAGCTTTAGGGTTTGTCTATCCCAGCAATCTTGGGAAGCAGGgtgaggtcccccccccccccgcccccgccactgTGCAGTTTAAGAACTAATGCCCAAGAAGGGAAGTGTTGTGCCCATGAGGGGGGTAGAGCCCAACAGACAGCCAGGATGCTTGGGCTAGGCTTGGGTCAGTGGGTGATAATGGCCAGCCCTTGGTGCCCTTGATGACTGAACACAGAAGGAAACACATACCCTAAGAGGCTCCTGGTGGTGGGCCTACTACAGCTGAGGGCTCTGTGTGACTAGAGGCGGTTTATAGGCTTGGTTGAGGAAACGGGGTCAGGGACAGGCTAGTCCCTTAGCCCTGGAACCTGCTCCTGGGGGTCCTAGACCCCAGGGAATCAGATATAACTGGTATTTGGACTGGCTGCAACTAGGTGACATCTCCCTCCTTCTGGTGCCTGTGTCCTCCATTATCTCTTGGTTCCTATGGCTGGTGGTGCCAGATGCCTTGCTAGTAAATTCACCTCCTCCCTGGCTGAGTGATCTGACTCCTTCCTCAGAGCAGGTAGAAAGCTGGGGAGGACCAGCAGGGATTGAGGTCCCCTGGCCCAGGTCCCTGTCTGGCTCCGGAGCCCTTTGACAGACCCTTCCCACCCAACAGGCACAGTTGGAC
Encoded proteins:
- the MYL9 gene encoding myosin regulatory light polypeptide 9 isoform X1, yielding MSSKRAKAKTTKKRPQRATSNVFAMFDQSQIQEFKEAFNMIDQNRDGFIDKEDLHDMLASLGKNPTDEYLEGMMSEAPGPINFTMFLTMFGEKLNGTDPEDVIRNAFACFDEEASGFIHEDHLRELLTTMGDRFTDEEVDEMYREAPIDKKGNFNYVEFTRILKHGAKDKDD
- the MYL9 gene encoding myosin regulatory light polypeptide 9 isoform X2, which translates into the protein MSSKRAKAKTTKKRPQRATSNVFAMFDQSQIQEFKEAFNMIDQNRDGFIDKEDLHDMLASLGFIHEDHLRELLTTMGDRFTDEEVDEMYREAPIDKKGNFNYVEFTRILKHGAKDKDD